Proteins encoded within one genomic window of Rhododendron vialii isolate Sample 1 chromosome 1a, ASM3025357v1:
- the LOC131317405 gene encoding F-box protein At5g07610-like, producing MSGKAAKAVAGSTLPKSSPAGREIANSDDLLAEILLLLPLKLLIRFKFVSKHWLSLISHPVFASNYSTRNPSSPSISGLYIYTQFRLTSVSFRGNRNLLPSLCFLEGLEGKYSPTTIQHSCNGLMLFDTRYLNPYGFILTLYIVCNPTTQNYRILPIARLSPRFSYLYRGAYLVFDPSKSPHYKVVVVSRYEEESFEIDVYSSETRSWKNIDIDVYNLGSIDWKEIFFLRSFSCSCGEAIYWLSYRSSLLKFDVHTEKMLTLPLPEGTIILPEHTFKYIGVCGGSLILIQNLLIPAKKLVILELDIKSCQWVTWVLKYRVDLRTIVSAFPEIEDDFKYSVLCFLEGEEKEDYSLVLAIPGRVISYNLNRRTFYVLGDLVPGELIYHGETGFAYPFVETLSPSPSSFPMGFGILELDKDYSGWSIRCWVNLRRLRSEFPEMASVGYKFPGFRVLYVLKGEKEKDFVVFLAIPGRIISYNLRCRTWDVLPGLRPIRSYIGGAYPFVGTLFPV from the exons ATGTCCGGGAAAGCAGCAAAGGCCGTCGCCGGTTCCACTCTGCCGAAAAGCTCGCCGGCGGGCCGAGAAATCGCCAACAGTGATGACCTCCTCGCAGAAATCCTACTACTTTTGCCATTGAAACTCCTGATCCGATTCAAGTTCGTCTCCAAACACtggctctctctcatctcccacCCAGTTTTTGCCTCCAACTACTCCACCCGAAACCCTAGTAGCCCTTCAATCTCAGGCCTCTATATCTACACCCAATTCCGGCTCACCTCCGTCTCCTTCCGTGGCAACCGGAATCTCCTCCCGTCTCTCTGCTTCCTCGAAGGACTTGAAGGCAAATACTCCCCAACTACCATTCAACACTCCTGCAACGGTTTAATGTTGTTCGATACTCGTTACTTAAATCCTTATGGTTTCATATTGACGCTCTACATTGTTTGTAATCCGACCACGCAGAACTACAGAATACTTCCCATAGCTAGACTTTCACCTCGATTTTCTTACCTTTATCGTGGCGCTTACCTGGTTTTTGATCCTTCGAAATCACCTCACTACAAAGTTGTCGTGGTCAGTCGCTACGAAGAAGAATCTTTCGAAATTGATGTCTACAGTTCGGAGACTCGTAGTTGGAAAAATATCGACATTGATGTCTACAATTTGGGGAGTATCGATTGGAAAGAGATTTTTTTCCTGCGAAGTTTTTCTTGTAGTTGTGGTGAAGCAATCTATTGGTTGAGTTATCGTTCTAGTCTGCTGAAATTTGACGTCCATACCGAGAAGATGCTAACTTTGCCACTCCCTGAAGGGACTATAATTCTACCTGAACACACTTTCAAGTATATCGGAGTATGTGGTGGCAGTCTGATTCTAATACAGAATCTTTTAATCCCTGCTAAGAAACTCGTAATCCTAGAGTTGGATATCAAAAGCTGCCAGTGGGTAACTTGGGTTCTAAAGTACAGAGTCGATCTTAGAACCATAGTATCTGCATTCCCTGAGATAGAAGACGATTTCAAATATTCTGTGCTGTGTTTTTTGGAGGGCGAGGAGAAAGAAGATTACTCGCTGGTGTTGGCGATTCCAGGAAGGGTCATTTCCTACAATCTGAATCGCCGGACATTTTATGTGCTTGGTGATCTGGTGCCAGGTGAATTAATCTATCATGGTGAAACTGGATTTGCCTATCCCTTTGTGGAAACTCTATCTCCT TCCCCTTCGAGTTTCCCTATGGGATTCGGAATACTTGAGCTAGACAAGGACTACTCCGGTTGGTCTATCAGGTGTTGGGTAAATCTTAGGCGCTTAAGATCTGAATTCCCTGAGATGGCATCAGTGGGCTATAAGTTTCCCGGATTTAGAGTGCTATATGTTTTGAagggagagaaggaaaaagattttGTTGTCTTCTTAGCCATTCCTGGTAGGATTATTTCGTATAACCTGAGGTGCAGGACGTGGGATGTGCTTCCTGGTCTACGTCCGATTCGGTCATATATTGGTGGTGCTTATCCATTTGTTGGAACCCTATTTCCTGTCTGA
- the LOC131317413 gene encoding F-box protein At5g07610-like has protein sequence MGKEIALKYFDNQSTRNPTPSISGFYFYSNGRLSSVSLHGRRNLPSLSFLDGLEGKHFPATIQHSCNGLLLFHTRYVDRNGYLLPLYIVCNPTTNKHTVLPKTGFSSRLACRRRGPYLAFDPSKSPHYKVVVVSLYHTQSFEIDVYNSETRNWKNIEIDVRSLGTRNWINIFFPGKTSCGRGVFWNGAIHWLSSNNSVLKFDIDAEKMLTFPLPQRPTLLPQNNISYLGECGGGLILVQTNLLSIEICRILELEGDNIHWIENYRVDLRAFQLITDALVL, from the coding sequence ATGGGCAAGGAAATCGCCCTCAAATATTTTGACAACCAATCCACCCGAAACCCTACCCCTTCCATCTCAGGCTTCTATTTCTACTCCAACGGCCGACTCAGCTCCGTCTCCCTTCACGGCCGCCGGAACCTCCCGTCTCTCTCCTTCCTCGATGGCCTTGAAGGTAAACACTTCCCAGCCACGATTCAACATTCCTGCAACGGCTTACTGTTGTTCCACACTCGCTACGTAGATCGTAATGGTTACTTATTACCATTGTACATTGTTTGTAATCCGACCACGAACAAACACACAGTGCTTCCTAAAACTGGATTTTCGTCTCGATTGGCTTGTCGCCGCCGCGGTCCTTACTTGGCTTTTGATCCTTCGAAATCGCCTCACTACAAAGTTGTCGTGGTCAGTCTCTACCATACGCAGTCTTTCGAGATTGATGTCTACAATTCGGAGACTAGGAATTGGAAAAATATCGAAATCGATGTCCGCAGTTTGGGAACTCGGAattggataaatatttttttcccggGAAAGACTTCTTGCGGTCGTGGTGTCTTTTGGAATGGAGCAATCCATTGGTTGAGTAGTAACAATAGTGTGTTGAAgtttgacatcgatgccgagaagATGCTAACATTTCCACTTCCTCAAAGGCCTACTCTTTTACCTCAAAACAATATAAGCTATTTAGGAGAATGTGGTGGCGGTTTGATTTTAGTTCAGACAAATTTACTCTCAATTGAGATATGCCGAATCCTAGAGTTGGAAGGCGACAACATCCATTGGATTGAGAACTACCGAGTCGATCTTAGAGCTTTTCAACTTATTACTGACGCCTTAGTGTTGTGA